A genome region from Candidatus Thermoplasmatota archaeon includes the following:
- a CDS encoding PAS domain S-box protein translates to MDVAELRSGLADLMASSKNELQARFVKWLDSHMESHGVVVNDAVGRILEEIVSTLIDSVRDGRYEDILLRLKDFVDKPGFEQAEAGLRAFRTILVNEVNRSIEDVTTKHRMVELIYKDFDLMLDGISRLHERMYALRLEKRIEERTAELLETRGLYEGLVEGSPIGVCILQDDKIVFANDEFARMGGYVKEEITGMDFRLLLTPESLEDHGEGIERRQVGLDGPLTYRAKAVRKDESVVEVEIRSVPTTFKGRPATQGLVRDISKERKIEHLRQSFFSNVSHELRTPLTTISGYIKFLLGGKMGELEQSQVQALEAANEEADKLDCLIDTIIELSSFDSESFRLHLDDVDIARLIDETARSKESQAKHKDLRLEVSLPENLPHVVGDERRLELLMSNIIDNAVKFTPEGGTVKIAGCEEGSDVVIEISDTGIGIPKDEQSKVFDRFYQVDSSPTRMYGGAGLGLSICREIADLHGGRIEVESDVGKGSTFRVYLPREGKPE, encoded by the coding sequence ATGGATGTTGCCGAGCTGAGAAGCGGACTGGCCGATCTCATGGCCAGCTCCAAGAATGAACTCCAAGCCAGATTCGTGAAATGGCTCGACAGCCACATGGAGTCTCATGGGGTCGTGGTCAACGATGCCGTTGGAAGAATCCTAGAGGAGATCGTCTCAACGCTGATTGATTCCGTAAGAGACGGTAGGTATGAAGACATACTTCTCCGGCTGAAGGATTTCGTTGACAAGCCTGGGTTCGAACAAGCCGAGGCGGGGCTGAGAGCATTCAGAACCATCCTGGTCAACGAGGTGAACCGCTCGATAGAAGACGTCACAACGAAGCACCGCATGGTCGAGCTAATCTACAAGGATTTCGACCTGATGCTCGACGGGATTTCCCGCTTGCATGAAAGGATGTACGCACTGCGCCTGGAGAAGAGAATCGAGGAAAGAACCGCTGAATTGCTTGAGACGCGGGGCCTATACGAGGGACTGGTGGAGGGATCACCGATCGGGGTGTGCATCCTTCAAGACGACAAGATAGTGTTTGCCAATGATGAGTTTGCCAGGATGGGGGGCTACGTGAAGGAGGAAATCACTGGAATGGACTTTCGCCTTCTTCTGACTCCAGAATCCCTCGAGGATCACGGAGAAGGCATTGAAAGAAGACAGGTGGGACTTGACGGTCCTCTGACGTACAGGGCAAAGGCTGTAAGGAAGGACGAGAGCGTAGTTGAGGTTGAGATACGCTCCGTTCCAACGACGTTCAAGGGGAGACCAGCGACTCAGGGCCTAGTGCGTGACATCTCGAAGGAGAGGAAGATCGAGCATCTCAGACAGAGCTTCTTCTCCAATGTGTCCCATGAGCTGAGAACGCCACTCACGACGATTAGTGGCTACATCAAGTTCCTCTTGGGGGGGAAGATGGGTGAGCTCGAGCAGTCTCAGGTGCAGGCTCTGGAAGCTGCGAACGAGGAGGCGGACAAACTCGACTGCCTGATCGACACTATCATTGAGCTATCCTCGTTTGACTCGGAATCGTTCAGACTGCACTTGGACGATGTCGACATTGCACGGCTGATAGATGAAACAGCGAGGTCAAAGGAGTCACAGGCCAAGCACAAGGACCTAAGGCTTGAGGTGAGCCTTCCAGAGAACCTGCCTCACGTTGTGGGTGATGAAAGGCGGCTGGAACTGCTGATGAGTAATATCATCGACAACGCGGTCAAGTTCACGCCAGAGGGCGGGACGGTGAAGATTGCGGGATGCGAGGAGGGCTCCGATGTGGTCATCGAGATCTCGGACACCGGGATAGGAATACCGAAGGATGAGCAGTCCAAGGTCTTCGACAGATTCTATCAGGTGGACTCCTCGCCCACGAGGATGTACGGAGGTGCGGGGCTGGGATTGTCGATTTGCAGGGAGATTGCAGACCTGCACGGCGGACGAATCGAAGTGGAAAGCGATGTCGGGAAAGGATCCACCTTCAGAGTGTATTTGCCAAGGGAAGGGAAGCCGGAATGA
- a CDS encoding DUF835 domain-containing protein produces the protein MRIPVDTASTRKLVLFNEIKPSMSFEAFREHVAHGDSGLCITRRSTSQIVSAYDLDDVEYRNLDSEGHTDAINPDDLDKIVDVIEAFAAENENPAFLIDGFDFLIAINSVDEVTEFLKSVRDTLEGHGGRLMVSINLDTLDNKDSTRIARCFDEVEGL, from the coding sequence TTGCGAATCCCTGTCGACACCGCATCGACCAGGAAGCTCGTACTCTTCAACGAGATCAAGCCATCAATGAGCTTCGAGGCTTTTCGTGAGCATGTAGCTCACGGCGATTCGGGCTTGTGCATCACTCGTAGGTCAACCTCTCAGATCGTGAGCGCGTACGATTTGGACGATGTGGAATACAGAAACCTCGACAGCGAAGGTCACACAGATGCGATCAACCCCGATGACCTGGACAAGATTGTGGATGTCATCGAGGCGTTCGCTGCAGAGAACGAGAACCCCGCTTTCCTGATTGATGGGTTTGACTTCCTCATCGCGATCAACAGCGTTGACGAGGTCACGGAGTTCCTCAAGAGTGTAAGGGATACATTGGAAGGACACGGGGGACGTCTCATGGTGTCCATCAATCTGGACACTCTTGACAACAAGGACAGCACGAGGATTGCCAGGTGCTTTGACGAAGTGGAGGGGCTTTGA
- a CDS encoding DNA-directed RNA polymerase subunit K gives MKDPIKYTRFEKARIIGARALQIDMGAPVIISLPKGQLDPITIAELEFDKGIIPITVKREL, from the coding sequence ATGAAGGATCCCATCAAGTACACGAGGTTCGAGAAGGCAAGGATCATCGGCGCCCGGGCCCTCCAGATCGACATGGGCGCTCCCGTTATCATCAGCCTGCCAAAGGGGCAGCTCGATCCGATCACGATCGCTGAGCTGGAGTTCGACAAGGGCATCATCCCCATAACAGTGAAGAGGGAACTCTGA
- the mvk gene encoding mevalonate kinase — protein MAICSAPGKLILFGEHAVVFGEPALSIAVDLRISTRVEGSDAFAVNGQSLDRRKHRYVKNAIEEVWRGGPLELHVDSSVPAAAGLGSSAAISVSTLGALLHMQGEFNPVTIAQSGFQVELKVQGNASPIDTTTSTHGGGILVERSPRSGLLWSLSRDEKKWFLHDCPLPDLSLVVGNTGVKAETGPLVLGVKKLAAKSQTARDQIKEIGRITLRGKGALQEGDLSLAGELMNENHKLLNSLGVGHPALDKLISACEGLSYGAKLTGAGGGGSMVALTDEAEELAGRIREAGGEPFIVRYSPEGVRLEV, from the coding sequence ATGGCTATCTGTTCCGCCCCCGGGAAGCTCATACTCTTCGGCGAACACGCCGTCGTCTTCGGTGAGCCAGCCTTGTCGATTGCTGTCGATTTGAGGATCAGCACGAGGGTCGAGGGCTCCGATGCCTTCGCGGTCAACGGGCAGAGCCTCGACCGCAGGAAGCATCGATACGTCAAGAACGCGATCGAGGAGGTCTGGCGGGGCGGCCCGCTCGAATTGCATGTGGACTCCAGCGTCCCCGCGGCGGCGGGACTGGGCTCATCGGCTGCTATCAGTGTCTCCACCCTCGGTGCTCTCCTTCACATGCAGGGGGAGTTCAACCCGGTCACCATCGCCCAGAGCGGCTTCCAAGTGGAGTTGAAGGTCCAGGGGAACGCCAGCCCGATCGACACGACCACATCCACGCACGGCGGCGGGATCCTTGTGGAAAGGAGTCCCCGCTCCGGTCTGCTCTGGAGCCTCTCCAGGGACGAGAAGAAGTGGTTCCTCCACGACTGTCCTTTGCCGGACCTCAGCCTGGTCGTCGGGAACACCGGTGTGAAGGCGGAAACGGGCCCGCTGGTCCTGGGCGTCAAGAAGTTGGCGGCCAAGAGCCAGACCGCGCGCGACCAGATCAAGGAGATCGGCAGGATAACCCTGAGGGGAAAGGGGGCTCTCCAGGAGGGGGACCTCTCTCTCGCGGGAGAGCTCATGAACGAGAACCACAAGCTCCTGAACTCCCTGGGGGTCGGGCATCCCGCCTTGGACAAGCTGATCTCCGCCTGTGAGGGCCTATCGTACGGTGCGAAGCTCACTGGCGCGGGAGGCGGAGGAAGCATGGTGGCTCTCACGGACGAAGCCGAGGAGCTGGCAGGAAGGATCCGAGAGGCGGGAGGGGAGCCCTTCATCGTCAGGTACAGTCCCGAAGGCGTCCGCCTGGAGGTGTGA
- the hutI gene encoding imidazolonepropionase, with protein sequence MLPKELAARPTSPRATAAEGIVIRDAEQVVTLSPDRGRPLRGAEMRELGIQTDASVLIAGGRIQRVGRYEDLMRGRSEREYEVIDAAGKIVMPGFVDPHTHLVFAGQRASELSWKVEGASYLEIAERGGGIQRTVRETRAASESELIDQAGGRLDQMLLNGTTTLEAKSGYGLTMDDEIKMLTAAKNLDERHPVDIVRTFLGAHAFPEEYAEDRDGYISLLEEEMIPAAAKRGLAEFCDVFCEEGYFTPEESIRILEKGQTFGLKSKIHADEFTSSGGARVAAEVGAITADHLLRTSEEDMVRMAESGVVAVLLPAVPLLSMEERFANARRMIEMEIPVAIASDLNPNCWVTSMQTVISLACYKMRMTPEEAIAASTINAAYALGRGEKIGSLDVGKVADVLVLDVPDYLHVPYKFDRNCVETVIKNGEVVHKRES encoded by the coding sequence ATGTTACCGAAAGAGCTGGCCGCTCGACCGACATCGCCGAGGGCCACGGCTGCCGAGGGCATCGTGATAAGGGACGCAGAGCAGGTCGTGACGCTCTCCCCTGACAGGGGGCGCCCGCTGCGAGGGGCGGAGATGCGGGAACTGGGGATCCAGACCGACGCGTCCGTCCTGATCGCAGGAGGCAGGATACAGCGCGTCGGCAGGTACGAGGACCTGATGCGGGGGAGGTCCGAGCGCGAATACGAGGTGATCGACGCCGCGGGCAAGATAGTGATGCCTGGCTTCGTCGACCCGCACACACACCTGGTCTTTGCGGGACAGAGGGCGAGCGAACTCTCCTGGAAGGTCGAGGGAGCATCCTATCTCGAGATAGCGGAGAGGGGCGGAGGGATCCAGAGGACCGTTCGGGAGACGAGAGCGGCCTCCGAGTCCGAGCTCATCGACCAGGCCGGCGGGAGACTGGACCAGATGCTTCTCAACGGAACGACCACGCTGGAGGCCAAGAGCGGCTACGGGCTCACGATGGATGACGAGATCAAGATGCTCACCGCTGCAAAGAACCTCGATGAGAGGCATCCAGTTGACATCGTGCGCACGTTCTTGGGAGCGCACGCCTTTCCCGAGGAGTACGCCGAGGACAGGGACGGCTACATCTCTCTTCTCGAGGAGGAGATGATACCCGCCGCCGCCAAGAGGGGACTGGCCGAGTTCTGTGACGTCTTCTGCGAGGAAGGGTACTTCACCCCCGAGGAGTCCATTAGGATCCTGGAGAAGGGGCAGACCTTCGGCCTGAAGAGCAAGATACACGCTGACGAGTTCACATCCAGCGGAGGGGCCCGCGTGGCCGCTGAGGTCGGTGCCATAACCGCGGACCACCTGCTGCGGACATCTGAAGAGGACATGGTGAGAATGGCCGAGAGCGGCGTCGTCGCCGTTCTGCTTCCCGCCGTTCCCCTGTTGTCGATGGAAGAGAGATTCGCCAACGCTCGGAGGATGATTGAGATGGAGATACCCGTCGCGATTGCCAGCGACCTCAATCCGAACTGTTGGGTCACCTCCATGCAGACCGTCATCAGCCTGGCCTGCTACAAGATGAGGATGACGCCCGAAGAGGCGATAGCGGCCTCCACGATTAACGCAGCGTACGCCCTCGGACGGGGCGAGAAGATAGGAAGTCTGGACGTAGGAAAGGTCGCGGACGTTCTCGTGCTCGACGTCCCTGACTATCTCCACGTCCCCTACAAGTTCGACAGGAACTGCGTCGAGACAGTAATCAAGAACGGAGAGGTAGTTCACAAGAGGGAAAGCTAG
- a CDS encoding ArsB/NhaD family transporter, with protein sequence MIEKILAVSILVVVYALILSRRVHRTTAVLLGSVLVVGLGLLDERGILEVIQWEALGLIFGMFVLIAALSKSGFFRWVGLLALKWSHFRPLRIFVAFSALSAVLAAFMDSITVLVFMAALIIEVCDILEMRAGPFLIAAITSANIGGASTMVGDPPNIILGTALGFNFQDFVVNTGPIAVVVFLVNVGLFAYLLKRRGGTKLHVDLEAFQKEHEELEPASAIKDMRLLRISLIVFAFTVTLLVLHHLLDLLVAFVAVLGATIVLILGGKDMPDLVEKIDWHTLLFLAGLFIVVGGLDKTGVLSDVASWVTGVAGSNLLVLLTMLLWISFLFSALLDNAPFAAAMVPVLQSLAAEGTGPLGPMTWSTALGCDIGGNATPIGASANVVGLSVAEKHGLDISWSEYMKSALPVTIICIIVVNILLVITYL encoded by the coding sequence TTGATAGAGAAGATTCTTGCGGTATCAATACTAGTCGTCGTCTACGCCCTCATCCTTTCGAGAAGGGTCCACAGGACGACCGCCGTTCTCCTCGGCTCCGTACTCGTGGTAGGACTCGGCCTACTTGACGAACGCGGGATTCTCGAGGTCATCCAATGGGAGGCTCTCGGCCTGATCTTCGGGATGTTCGTCCTCATTGCCGCTCTCTCCAAGAGCGGTTTCTTCAGGTGGGTTGGTCTCCTTGCATTGAAATGGAGCCACTTTCGGCCCCTTCGCATCTTCGTAGCCTTCTCCGCTCTCTCGGCCGTCCTCGCAGCCTTCATGGACAGCATCACAGTCCTCGTGTTCATGGCCGCCCTCATAATCGAGGTGTGCGATATCCTGGAAATGCGTGCAGGACCGTTCCTCATAGCCGCAATCACATCGGCCAACATAGGGGGCGCGTCCACGATGGTGGGCGATCCTCCCAACATCATCCTGGGCACTGCGTTGGGTTTCAATTTCCAGGACTTCGTTGTGAACACAGGCCCCATCGCTGTTGTCGTGTTCTTGGTCAACGTGGGTCTGTTCGCCTATCTCCTGAAACGCCGCGGAGGGACGAAACTGCACGTAGACCTAGAGGCCTTCCAAAAGGAACATGAAGAGCTCGAGCCCGCCTCGGCGATCAAAGATATGCGGCTTCTCCGCATCTCGCTGATTGTCTTCGCATTCACCGTGACACTGCTCGTGCTGCATCACCTGCTCGACCTCCTGGTCGCCTTCGTGGCGGTGCTCGGTGCAACAATCGTACTCATACTCGGCGGCAAGGACATGCCGGACCTGGTGGAGAAAATCGACTGGCACACGCTTCTATTCCTCGCCGGGCTGTTCATCGTCGTCGGGGGTCTGGACAAAACAGGTGTCTTGTCCGACGTGGCCTCTTGGGTGACCGGAGTGGCGGGAAGTAACCTATTGGTCCTGCTAACCATGCTGCTATGGATCTCCTTTCTCTTCTCGGCATTGCTTGACAACGCACCCTTTGCAGCGGCGATGGTTCCAGTGTTGCAGAGCTTGGCCGCGGAAGGAACCGGCCCCCTCGGCCCGATGACTTGGAGCACTGCTCTTGGCTGCGACATCGGTGGGAATGCGACCCCCATCGGAGCGTCTGCCAACGTCGTTGGTCTGTCGGTGGCCGAGAAGCACGGATTGGATATCAGCTGGTCGGAATACATGAAGTCTGCTTTGCCTGTCACGATAATCTGCATCATCGTGGTCAACATCCTGCTCGTGATCACGTATCTCTAG
- a CDS encoding cation:proton antiporter has product MVDVVLGFVAIGAIIFIGFFARLIFEKTKVPDILILVVLGLFLGPFLLNVFGVELVPADILDLVTPPFAALALAIILFDGGLNLSFDLVVRKLKVSIIHTFTAFILTVLTIALVAHFVLGYPISVGLLLGSILGGLSGAVAVTTVRTMRLTEDTKTLLTLESVLSDVLCIVVALAIMEYMKGGTGDSIEVALGSLSAAFFVGAGMGVVFGVIWLLILTRLYGKPFSFMITLAALLVLYGGVEYMGGSGAMAALVFGIVIGNKDEFGKLFRIQTKFHLDERIVQFHSELSFLIRTFFFVLLGLSFTFAIRGQVDVVSHIPFLSDLDRTPTLFLIGTALVFVMIALSRYINSFLTVAIHPESKDDQTAISTMMGRGVAAAVLATLAFTIPAFTDATAAGYSNYHGLMAPYESQFLNLSFLIILSTVIATTIGVFLSEKRDTGKTELELARERLVSKKKVEEKKSWQKQKAEMRRQRIRIKKQMKNQK; this is encoded by the coding sequence ATGGTGGATGTTGTTCTGGGTTTCGTCGCCATAGGCGCCATCATTTTCATAGGCTTTTTCGCTCGCCTCATCTTTGAGAAGACGAAGGTCCCGGACATCCTCATCCTTGTCGTCCTGGGTCTGTTCCTGGGACCCTTCCTCCTGAATGTGTTCGGCGTGGAGCTCGTCCCGGCGGACATCCTCGACCTCGTCACGCCGCCGTTCGCGGCGCTCGCGCTGGCGATAATCCTCTTCGACGGCGGCCTGAACCTCAGCTTCGACCTCGTCGTCAGGAAGCTCAAGGTCTCCATAATCCACACCTTCACGGCATTCATCCTCACCGTGCTGACGATAGCGCTCGTCGCCCACTTCGTGTTGGGCTATCCCATCAGCGTGGGTCTGCTGCTCGGCAGCATCCTTGGCGGACTGAGCGGGGCGGTCGCCGTCACGACGGTCAGGACGATGCGGCTGACCGAGGACACGAAGACGCTGCTCACTCTGGAATCGGTCCTCTCGGACGTCCTCTGCATCGTCGTCGCCCTGGCGATAATGGAGTACATGAAGGGTGGGACGGGCGACAGCATAGAAGTGGCATTGGGCAGCCTTTCCGCGGCATTCTTCGTGGGTGCGGGGATGGGCGTTGTCTTCGGGGTGATCTGGCTCCTCATCCTAACGAGACTCTACGGCAAGCCCTTCTCCTTCATGATAACGCTGGCGGCCCTGCTCGTCCTCTACGGTGGTGTCGAGTACATGGGCGGGAGCGGAGCGATGGCCGCGCTCGTGTTCGGGATAGTGATCGGGAACAAGGATGAGTTCGGGAAGCTGTTCCGGATACAGACGAAGTTCCATCTGGACGAGAGGATCGTCCAGTTCCACTCGGAGCTCTCGTTCCTCATACGCACGTTCTTCTTCGTGCTTCTGGGGCTGAGCTTCACGTTCGCGATAAGAGGTCAAGTGGATGTGGTCTCGCACATCCCGTTCCTATCGGACCTCGACCGGACGCCCACTCTGTTCCTCATAGGCACGGCACTGGTCTTCGTCATGATAGCCCTCTCGAGGTACATCAACTCCTTCCTCACCGTCGCCATCCATCCGGAGAGCAAGGACGACCAGACGGCCATCTCGACGATGATGGGGAGGGGGGTCGCCGCCGCCGTGTTGGCCACTCTCGCGTTCACGATACCGGCGTTCACGGACGCCACTGCCGCGGGCTACTCGAACTACCACGGACTGATGGCCCCGTACGAGTCCCAATTCCTCAACCTGAGCTTCCTGATCATCCTGAGCACGGTGATAGCGACGACGATCGGCGTCTTCTTGAGCGAGAAGAGGGACACGGGGAAGACGGAGCTCGAGCTCGCAAGGGAGAGGCTCGTGTCGAAGAAGAAGGTCGAAGAGAAGAAGAGCTGGCAGAAGCAGAAGGCCGAGATGAGGCGTCAGAGGATTAGGATCAAGAAGCAGATGAAGAATCAGAAGTAG
- a CDS encoding NDP-sugar synthase, which yields MKAVVLAGGVGERLRPLTDARPKPLITIAGRPCIDYVIRSLVKAGFKEIVVTTGYMSDHLIKEIGDGVDYEAGILYSFEENPAGTAGAVKMVADFLDDTFVVASGDVLADVDMKELYDYHRKKGATATMALTEVKDPTQFGIVQLDDEDRIIRFKEKPKKDEVFSNLVNAGIYILEPEVLNYIPEREMFDFSKNVFPALLKEGVPLYGKRLKGVWVDIGRPLDVINASLEIIKREGQEVEIENASVKGPVMLGRNVVSEKGVRIIGPAYVGDNVFLGRGALVDRSCVYSDVFVDRGVVLSLSAVMADSKIGWQSEIDRSILSTNSNVEEDVKIVRSIIGDDMTVKAHSRIEDASLSPPKNAFLTAQRKL from the coding sequence GTGAAGGCGGTCGTGCTGGCGGGGGGAGTCGGAGAGAGGCTGAGACCGCTCACGGATGCGAGGCCAAAGCCCCTCATAACGATTGCTGGAAGACCGTGCATCGACTACGTGATAAGGTCCCTCGTTAAGGCCGGCTTCAAGGAGATAGTCGTCACGACCGGCTACATGTCGGACCACCTCATCAAGGAGATCGGGGACGGCGTTGACTACGAGGCGGGGATACTCTACTCCTTCGAGGAGAACCCTGCGGGCACCGCGGGTGCCGTGAAGATGGTCGCGGACTTCCTCGACGACACGTTCGTCGTTGCGAGCGGTGACGTGCTCGCGGATGTCGACATGAAGGAACTCTATGACTACCACAGGAAGAAAGGCGCCACCGCGACGATGGCCCTGACGGAAGTGAAGGACCCGACCCAGTTCGGGATAGTGCAGCTCGACGATGAGGACAGGATAATCAGGTTCAAGGAGAAGCCGAAGAAGGACGAGGTGTTCTCCAATCTCGTGAACGCCGGGATCTACATACTCGAGCCAGAGGTGTTGAACTACATCCCGGAGAGGGAGATGTTCGACTTCTCGAAGAACGTGTTCCCCGCATTGCTGAAGGAGGGCGTCCCGCTCTACGGGAAGCGCCTCAAGGGCGTGTGGGTGGACATCGGCAGGCCGCTCGATGTGATAAACGCCAGCCTCGAGATCATCAAGAGGGAAGGACAGGAAGTGGAGATCGAGAACGCGAGCGTGAAGGGTCCCGTGATGCTGGGAAGGAACGTGGTGTCCGAGAAGGGCGTGCGGATAATCGGGCCCGCCTACGTGGGGGACAACGTCTTCCTGGGTCGGGGCGCCTTGGTCGACCGGTCCTGTGTCTACAGCGACGTCTTCGTGGACAGGGGCGTCGTCCTCTCCCTCAGCGCCGTGATGGCGGACAGCAAGATAGGCTGGCAGAGCGAGATCGACCGGAGCATACTCTCGACGAACAGCAACGTGGAGGAGGACGTCAAGATCGTGCGCAGCATAATCGGGGACGACATGACGGTGAAGGCGCACTCGAGGATCGAGGACGCGAGCCTCTCCCCGCCGAAGAACGCATTCCTGACCGCCCAAAGAAAGTTATAG
- the rsmA gene encoding 16S rRNA (adenine(1518)-N(6)/adenine(1519)-N(6))-dimethyltransferase RsmA: MRASRRLGQNFLTDDEIAHRQIALAEPLGDDIVLEIGPGLGVLTAPLLERSRELVAIEKDRRLGAFLKDRFPDLDLIVGDALRVDIPPFQKVVSNLPFEISSPITFRLLDMGFRKGVLMYQKEFAERLVSREGQKAYSKLSVVVSYRADARIVETVPKDRFFPVPKVDSAIVEIVPRDPPFRVENEDHFLKLVDALFKHRRKKMGNSVLLHWQDLFETEDEARSHLRDAEWSDERVEKMSPAQIAGISNGIITKG, from the coding sequence ATGAGGGCCTCGCGGAGGCTCGGGCAGAACTTCCTCACCGACGACGAAATCGCCCACCGCCAGATTGCCTTGGCGGAGCCGCTCGGGGATGACATCGTCCTCGAGATAGGCCCCGGGCTCGGCGTCCTCACGGCGCCCCTGCTCGAGAGGTCCCGGGAGCTCGTCGCGATAGAGAAGGACAGGAGGCTCGGGGCGTTCCTGAAGGACCGCTTTCCCGACCTCGACCTCATCGTGGGCGACGCGCTCAGGGTGGACATCCCGCCATTCCAGAAGGTCGTCTCGAACCTGCCCTTCGAGATCTCCTCACCGATAACGTTCAGGCTGCTCGACATGGGCTTCCGAAAGGGCGTGCTCATGTACCAGAAGGAGTTCGCGGAGCGGCTCGTGTCCAGGGAAGGGCAGAAGGCGTACTCGAAGCTCTCGGTCGTCGTCTCCTACCGCGCGGACGCGAGGATCGTCGAGACCGTCCCGAAGGATAGGTTCTTCCCAGTCCCGAAAGTGGACTCGGCGATCGTGGAGATCGTGCCCAGAGACCCGCCCTTCCGCGTGGAGAACGAGGACCACTTCCTCAAGCTCGTGGACGCCCTGTTCAAGCACCGCAGGAAGAAGATGGGCAATTCCGTCCTGCTGCACTGGCAGGACCTCTTCGAGACCGAGGACGAGGCGAGGAGCCATCTGCGGGACGCCGAGTGGTCCGACGAGAGGGTGGAAAAGATGAGTCCCGCCCAGATTGCGGGGATTTCCAACGGAATCATAACGAAAGGTTAA
- a CDS encoding DUF2085 domain-containing protein, with translation MAIRFVCHARPERSFSFRGKKLPICSRCTGFYLLMIAGLAGGFLLLQAGDISYFVLFAVTMVALTPMAVDGLTQLLGRRESDNYTRFMTGSLAGAVIGFDIAALVLDALFL, from the coding sequence ATGGCCATCAGGTTCGTATGTCATGCTCGACCTGAAAGGAGCTTCAGCTTTCGCGGGAAGAAGCTACCAATATGCTCGCGCTGCACGGGCTTCTATCTCCTCATGATCGCAGGTCTTGCGGGCGGTTTCCTCCTCTTGCAGGCGGGCGACATATCCTACTTCGTCCTTTTCGCGGTCACGATGGTCGCCCTGACGCCCATGGCGGTGGACGGCTTGACGCAGCTGCTCGGCCGGCGGGAGAGCGACAACTACACGAGGTTCATGACGGGGAGTCTGGCGGGAGCGGTGATAGGCTTCGATATCGCCGCCCTCGTTCTCGACGCACTCTTTTTATAG
- a CDS encoding MFS transporter, whose amino-acid sequence MVLLDAEPRPRRLLHGIFPSALLAYAYDSGRRLGKFASFGSLGWGIGSVVAGIIGVFSHIFLFSSLIFFACFALALTLPSVAEVRLSIPFFPVHIIKKNASVYLSVLLRHSGANMIWVIFPLFLLSLGMDKSMVGVLYLVNAGTQFSVMQLIDRFNSVKLVLGGLVVSAVTFISFTLAGNFVEILPTQILLGVSFALMYVGSLRFLMERNIERSTSTGMLQSVMSISAIIGPFFGGLISMAFGYHATMYAATIMTLIAIATFLPGIRQRINQQIVPSDPSQG is encoded by the coding sequence ATGGTACTTCTTGATGCTGAGCCGCGTCCTCGTCGGCTTCTGCATGGGATATTCCCGTCCGCGCTCCTCGCGTACGCGTACGATAGCGGCAGGCGCCTCGGCAAGTTCGCCTCCTTCGGCTCGCTGGGCTGGGGGATCGGCTCCGTTGTCGCGGGCATTATCGGCGTGTTCTCGCACATCTTCCTCTTCTCCTCCCTCATATTCTTCGCATGCTTCGCCCTGGCCTTGACGCTTCCATCAGTGGCGGAGGTCAGGCTGTCGATTCCGTTCTTTCCCGTCCACATCATCAAGAAGAACGCCTCCGTGTATCTCTCCGTGCTGCTACGGCACTCAGGCGCCAACATGATCTGGGTCATCTTCCCGCTCTTCCTCTTGAGCCTCGGAATGGACAAGTCGATGGTCGGCGTGCTCTATCTGGTGAACGCGGGGACGCAGTTCAGCGTCATGCAGCTGATCGACAGGTTCAACAGCGTCAAGCTCGTCCTCGGCGGGCTCGTGGTCTCCGCCGTCACGTTCATCTCCTTCACTTTGGCGGGCAACTTCGTGGAGATACTCCCGACCCAGATCCTCCTAGGCGTCAGCTTCGCGCTCATGTACGTCGGCTCCCTCAGGTTCCTGATGGAGAGGAACATCGAGCGGTCGACATCCACGGGCATGCTGCAGTCCGTGATGAGCATCTCCGCCATCATAGGCCCGTTCTTCGGCGGGCTCATCTCGATGGCCTTCGGTTACCATGCAACCATGTATGCGGCGACGATAATGACGCTGATCGCGATAGCCACGTTCCTGCCCGGCATCCGCCAGAGGATCAACCAACAGATAGTTCCTTCAGACCCGTCTCAGGGTTGA
- a CDS encoding DNA-binding protein — MQSAEQGHTVVAKLSKGENLFAALREIIGKHDIVSGLVISGIGMLRNVELGYYSGEEHEPKRFKRPRELIALHGSITTGGETVIHLHCALSDEKYEVVGGHLIDAEVAVVAELVIAKLSKVELGRELNPETGLKELSVG, encoded by the coding sequence ATGCAGTCGGCGGAGCAGGGGCACACTGTGGTCGCGAAGCTGTCGAAGGGGGAGAACCTCTTCGCGGCGCTCAGGGAAATCATCGGGAAGCACGACATCGTCAGCGGGCTCGTGATCTCGGGCATAGGAATGCTGAGGAACGTCGAGCTGGGCTACTACTCCGGAGAGGAGCACGAGCCGAAGCGGTTCAAACGGCCGCGGGAGCTTATCGCGCTTCACGGGAGCATAACGACCGGCGGGGAGACCGTCATCCATCTGCACTGCGCGCTCTCGGACGAGAAGTACGAGGTCGTCGGCGGGCATCTCATCGACGCGGAGGTGGCGGTCGTCGCGGAACTTGTCATCGCCAAGCTCTCGAAGGTCGAGCTCGGGCGAGAGCTCAACCCTGAGACGGGTCTGAAGGAACTATCTGTTGGTTGA